ACCTATGTGCTAACGAAATCATAGAGGATGTCACGCATTTTGCGAAACACTTACAAGCAACATGCTGATACCTTGTGCAGACGACCTACTGTGAGTGTTGCAGTATCTCATGTACACCAGCCACCCAACTTGCCCAATAACACGTGGCTGGGGCTGCTTGTAACAGCGCCTCCAAATGCCGGTGAGTATATTTTATCTGTGCCTTCATGCATTCTACCATCGCGGGAACTTGCTTGAACTCAGAGATTTACCTTGAAGCTTGTGTAAAGCAATACTGACACGGGGTTAGCTACACCCCCTCACACTCATGCTGGAGCCGCCATCGTTGCAACAGTGATACGAGGTCATGTTCTCAACCAAATGGTGCATACCCAAGTTGATCAGGCAACGGGTGAGACACACACGCATGATAGTGGTGCCAAGGTGTACGGGCCAGGTGAGAGCTGGTATGAGGCTCCAGGCTGCCACCACGTTCGTTCTGAGAATGTCGGTAACGATGAGGCTCTCTTCATCGCGAACCTGGTCGTTAGTACCGACGTTTTCAAAGGGTTAGACGTGAAAGCTCGgagcgaggaagaggacttTGCAAAGATTGGCCGTGTCTTTATTATTGACAAGGATGTCGACGAGTAGAACTTTATAACGACTAGAGCCAAGAGTTGGAAAGTTTAAAAAGGATATGAACTATCCTTTCAATTATTACAGGGCTCCCACTAGCTTAGTTCAGGGATATCTGCCCAAGTACAATGCATCAATGAAGTGGGCATTATTCACTGCTAAATGATCCTATggttcttctcctcataAGATTGTGAGTTACAAATGGCACTTCATCCCTTCATGTAACTGATTATGGACATGTGAAAGAAATAGTACATTCATGTATAGATGCTGTCCTCAATTGTTAAATACTTTATCGTTAACCGCCACCACAAGAGCGGTATAGTCTGAGTTATCAACATAATCGATGTAGACAACATTAGGAAACGAAGTATTGTTAACCACGGGGAGTAGACGCGTCACCAGTTCCTTGTTGCAGGTATATGCCAATACTCGAATTGGTTTCAGGAATGCGACCACCTTGGTAGCAAAGTCCACAAGGTTGCCGTTCCAGGATGGGGCTTGCTGTGTCAGCGTCCAGGACAGTAGAAAGAGTTGTTTGTCTTTAGTAGGCATGTGTCCTTTCATTTTGTTGATCTGATCGCTGACCATGACTACTGCGTCGTCCGTGTTAGAGTATTGATTGTAAACGTTGAGCTGTGAAGGCTTGTAGAACCCCTTGTTCTTAAAGTCTCTCATATCAAGACCTTCATTTTCCACGACGCAGACGACCGCTCCACGCCCGTTGCCGATAAAATCCTGAAGTGGAATAAGGCTTAGGTCTTgcgccttcttctcgtcttgTACCACATATCGGTTCTCAAGTTTCAGCAACTCGCCCAGAAGTCTGCGCCACTCATTATCATTGAATGTCCTCCAATCACCTCCGACATCGGTCTGGAGGGTGTGTGAGAAATTAAGAATTACCAGCTCTGGGTATTGCGACAGGAACGAATTAACACCAGAGATGATGCTGGCCAGTGACTCCCCGCGGGCTCCAATCTTGCCCGTGTAGTGACCCGTCCAGAAACCACCGCCAGAGATTTGAGGACGAATATCGAAGTAACGAGCGCCGTACGCAAGCTGTCCGTGAACCGGAGTGGCCTGGCAAAGCACGTAGTCGTCGATCAGCCCGCTTGGTATGTCACTGTGGGATACAAAAGACATGCCCGAGTCATGGCTGCCAAGCATGCAAATTTGTGATAGCGGTCGAGGCCCCAAAGTGGCAAGATTTTGGTGCATCCAGCCGACAGGGGGATTGGTCGTGTGAAAACTGCCTTGCTTTCCCGAAAGTATGAAGTTTACAATGCCATCATGTCGCCACCCTAGCTGTATCGATGAACCCCTTGGGTTGTTAACTGCTTCTAACGATACAAGCTCCACCCAGATTTTCGATGGAGCATCGGAGACATGGATGCGAAACGAGCAGTCTGTTCCTTCTAAAGTATATGCAGTGATACCTCTGGTGTCTGAGCGCTCTACGAACAGTCCTTGCTTGAACTCAACGTAATTGCTTGACACAGTGCCTGTGCTACGGTTAGTCGTCCCTTGTATGTTTGTTCAACTTGGGCATCTACCTGGGTCAATCCATTGTGGCAGGTTCCAAGAGCTCATCTGATAGTTGCTCTGATTTGTTCGAATCCATTTGTATGGTGTGCCGTTGACGAGCGCAAGTGTTCCGCCTTCACCCATCTTGGTGACGATCGATCGTTATAGAGGGTCCTGAGCTTGTCTGTTTTGTTTTATGAAGCAGTGGAGGTCAGCCAGATGGATGCATCTCACAATCGAAGAGCAAACGATGGGATTATATACTTCTTCTTAGTGGGTGCTCGTTGCATGCCTCGCTATTGGCAAGACCGGTCGTCGAAGCATCACGCGCGCACATTATGCATTAGTTCAGCCACAGGGTTGCATTTTGGATCGCAGACTCTTCAGTATCTTCAACCATTCCCTTTCGCAGAAGTCAAGAACTCATGCTTGGATCGGGCCGCATGGTGTCGCTGCATTAAATGGCCGATCATATTGGTTGATCACTTTTCCAACTTGTGCTTGGGAATATATAGGAGGTACAGGACACATCAAATAAGCTGGAGTCCTTATCTGTAAACAGCTTGTACTTCCTGTATATCCCAACGGATAGAGTGTGCTTTTTAGTTTCCATGCAGCTGGACTGATCATGAGACGGTATCATGAGATAAAGGAATTTGGCTCAGGTGGCCTGACTAACCGCTTGGGGTAACTGGGCAAGGCATTGTGTGGAAAAAGTATCACATGTGATTCTGCGAGTAATTGTAAACTCAGCGAAAGGCATCGCATCTTCCGTTCCGTAATATGGCAAAAATCTAACCTGTATTCTCTAATAAAGTAGCTGCGGCATGCACAAGTCCATGAAGACTACAAGCAATATTGTGGAAGCTCCAAGAATCAACAAGCCGCGAAATTCTTCCCTAATTATCACTTTTAAAAGTCCTAAGGGTTATCTGGCGAAGATATAGGCtcttaattagttaatatCTGCTATTACAAACCCTGCATctaaagtaattattattatagggGTAATCTAGATAGTTTGGGTAGggatattattattaaactggtggtattatataatcgagatagattatataattctGTAAGGGGTTTAGCCTAAATGAGCCTTAATTTAAGAAGACTTTagttaaataattaaaagtcTTAGAGTTATACTTTTTTAAgatagttataattataaaaataaaatataaattaataaaataaaccTTAAAAATAAgaacttatatataatataatatcctttaatataaatactaagattTACTCttttaatagccttaataaCTAGgatttttttaaataattatatattttaaagatAATTACTAAAAAGACATATAAGCTAGATTAATTATTAAATCCAAGtctttttataactttaaatatttaaaaattataaagaCTTAAAATTAAAAGTTATTAAGTAAAACTaagtaataaactaatacaattaataagtatataagttatctaagtatataagttaaaaatcccttatcttataatatttttatttaatttaatacttcttaataattgaatatatcttaattattaaataaagctaAAATCCTTTTTACCCTTTAGGCCCTTTAAAATAACCTAAAACTAAGTTTATAATAGGctataactaattataagataccctttaagaccttatattattattataataatatttaattataaaatattaaatattaagattataaaaactaattaatttaaaaaaaaaaaaaattaaacTTCTCCTTACCttagatttataaggatttcttatataattttattttataaaaaatataattaattctctattagctaattataatatattacctattaataaatattaagcttataactttataaaataataattaaagttaaaaatatatttatattaacaatataattataaaaaagctaaatataaaaacctaattattatttataattaatttaagcttatttaaaatataactataatatataatatttaattaaatactttataatttatatttttaaaattaagttctttttagctttttatattatGCTTTtaaattattcttataaaaaagaatatttATAAAGGTTTTAAAAAAACTAaatttactttttatttaatttaaaaattataatcttaaagcttaatatataattataaaccTTAATACCTTTTAGAAAGgctatttattattaatattataaactttaaaaaCCCtgaaaataataataaaggcttaattTTAGTTTAAATACCttaaaaagtaaattaaaaagtattataatagttttttaaagtttattattaaagctttaaagttaattattaaagtaataaaggtaattatatataaagttattttattaagggctaagctttataatctttaaaatataaataaaatataaagctaatattataaggtaaaaaaaattaaattatataaaaaaagataataattatataagaagtattataaataattaattagataaatattaatatataaataatagttaaattattaaaaagtaataattaagaaaaattaaaataactaagtagttaatattataatttatataataaaggtagttataatataaagactTATAAGAAGGaatttaataagtaaaagtaattctttttaaattataacttaagcttttaagttataagttaaaaaggTTAAGAAAAGTAACTTACTTctttaaataacttatttatttattaattatattattatataactaaaaATAacttatcttatagtattttaatacttaaataattagctaaaaatactttttttattttttattttttttttaaaaaatatCATATAActagtatatattataaaggttaatattacttaaaaatatttatatttaataattttaattataactcAAGTAGTTATACTCTCCTCCGTCTCCTACTACTAAGTATAGCTCTATACCATATTATagaaaaataaataaataagctGCTAAGATTTTCAAACCGCTTAATTCTGCTCTCTGTCGGCACCATCACTATCGTACGGCCCTTCTTCGGACTCGGAGGCGGACTCAGAGTCCGAATCATACGCAGACATATCCCCATTCTCGCATTCATAAAGGTCCCATACATGACCGGCGTCCCTGCACTTTGCGCCGGCTCTAGAGCAAGACGAGCAAATGAGAAACTGGCCTCCGGCGGCGCAGACACAGTGATGACATTGTTGGGATCGCCCCCGCACGCCGTGTATTGTACATCTCCCACACACGTCGCAATAGCAAGTCTGGCTTGTAAATAGGGCATGGGGATGAATAGTCATGCCAACATAAGGCCGCGCATCCATGCCCAAATCTCGAGCACAGGATTCGAGGCGATTCTTGACTTGCGGGTTCTTGCACAGCGCGGCCCAGTACAGAGCATCTTGGCCCCAATTATCTCTATCATGTAGTACGTCCCACTGGTTGAcaaatggaagaagatgttCTATGAGTGCCAGATGACCATTTCGTgcggccatgatgaatggtgTCGCCCCATACCTATCTGTGGTGTTGAGTGCAGGAGGGGAATGGTGTGCGAGGAGCGCTTCGACAACAGATTGATGGCCAAGCAAGACGGCATAAAAGAGAGCTGTTCGACCGTCCAAGTCTTGCTGGTCCAGATCAACGTTGCCGGTACCAAGAAGCTCACGTATGACATCGGCGTGCGAGCCAATAGCCGCTAATATGGCTGACTCGCATCCCGATTTGTTGGTAGCCTTGATATTGGCACCTTTTATAAGGAGCATACGGACCACTTTGAGGGAGCCAAACTGTGCTGCGGCGAGTAGTGGAGTGCATCCATCGTTGTCTGTCATCTCCAAATCACAACCACAGTTTAGGAGATGCTCAACGATCCACTCTTGACCATGACGGGATGCTAGCAGCAGTGTCCGATCACTGGATATCTTAGGATTTGCGCCCcgttcaagaagaagacggacCACATCGAAGTTGCTGACCTCTGCACTGCTTTGGAGAATCGTTAATCCGTCATTGCTAACAGCAGATAAGTCAGCCCCCTTCGCCAATAGAGCATCGATGATCTCTGCAGATTTGTCACACTGCGGCACCATGTGTAACGGTTGAAGGCCGCTCCTATCAGCCGAGGAGACGTTGGCTCCAGCCTCGATGAGCACCATGATTGTTTCAGGGTGATTGCCCTTCATAGCCATGTGCAATGGGGTATCGTCCCCTTCATATTGAGCATCAATATCAACTCCGCACTCTAGCAGAACCTTAACCATCTCGACGTTACCATACTCGGCAGCCACTGTGAGGGGGAACCGCCCATCTGGTGCAATATTCGGGTTGGCACCatgctgaagaagcaatTTTATGAGAGTGGGCGAGCCAGATGCTGCAGCcgcatggaacaaagatgCGGGTATTGCTTTGCTCTTGGTCATGCCTGTATTTTTGCTGCTCTGTAGTATTGCTTCTACGGCGAGCGGCTGATTTCTTCGTACAGCTTCTGCAAGCGGCGAATAGTCTTCGACACCAAGGCAGCCTGCGTCTGCGCCATGTTCTATAAGTAACTTAATCACTCCGGCAGAACATTTAAATAGATCGTCAGGGCCCGTGGGGCCTGCCGCAAACGAACAGAAGCACACAAGGATGGTTGCTACGTAGAGACTGCCGCAAGTCGATGTGTTGATGGCGGTCAAAGCTTCATTTGCCTCGGTAAGACCGACAGAGAAGGGATGTCTGCCTGCATTGCAGGCATTAGTTACGACCTCTGGAATGTCCCTTTCAACAGCCCATAGCAAGGCTGAGCTTCCTGAGAAGGTGCGGTTATGACGGTAGAGAATAGGATTAACCACTCTATGAAGTTGATGGCAGGTATTGGCAAGCCTAGCGAGGTCTCTCTCGTTTTGTGCGCTGTTTTCCCACAGCATGTAGGAGGTGATGAGTACTATCACTTCGGGAGGTAGTGTGAGCAGTTTCATGGCGGGCTCTATCGgcattggtgttgatattGATAGTGTAGAATATTATGCCTAGTAATTGGGGCATAGAAATTTAAAGAGCCTTGATTTTCATTATAAAGGAGAGGCGCAGATAAGCTATTTAAGCTATTGGGGCAGACCCACTATAAGAGGTCTGCTTATCCAATTATACAGACTTACTGGGCAGAGCTGAAAAGTTGTCTGAGTTAGCCGGTTTGTGATTGGCTACTGTGTGCTAAGTTATAGCTATTACAGTATACTATAACATATATAATAAGCATGCAAAACATgtaagtatatataaaaaaatcccttatatatattactttctattttaattaataaatttataactatataatatgCCATAGTCTAATTAAGAGACGAAAATCATTCTTACACCTTAGGCCTAATAGGCTAGCTTAAGAGCCATACCCACCAATCCAATAATGCTTCTGTTACTGCAGATTGTAATTAATCTGCAAGACTCTTCgaattctttttttaattacttggtataaaagtatatatattacaTCCGACTTAGTAACTGGCACGGACTATATTTGTCCAATACTGGCCGATAGATGGGAAGGGCACTTAAAGAAACAAGTGATGGCGCATATtaagagaaatatatatatatatggACAATAACTAGAAAGGGGCTTGGGCTGAGGGGTCTTGCTGGTATATGACGTAGGTGCGTCAGCCACCTCCAACAGCATGTCAATCCCCCTATAAGGATGCTCTTATTTTATTGCAAAATATTTTCCCCTATCTTGTCTTTTTATCCTCTTAAGAGCTTGGATTTAATTTCACTTAGAAATATCTTAGGGTTGTCTTATAGTTTTGTTTTAGAGCATTTAAATAAATCTGCAAATGGTGTTTATCCAAGTTCGGTTTGTATTCTAGTTTCAGTAAATGAGGGGGTTAAAACCGTTATATGATGTGGCGTAATTGATTGGATAGTTGTTCTTGGATAAGCAGCCACATCACGAGTTGCGCTTTCAGCTCTTATCGTAATCAGGTCTTCAAAGCCTGATATTTGCAAACCCAGCTTCTTCTAATCAACTCTCTTTTCGTACGAAAGCTTTTTCTCTACAATTACAGTATGAGTTCAAACCTTGACCTGGTCGCCAAAGGCATGGGTATCACGGCTAGAGGGATTGATCTCATAACCGTTCTCACTCAGGTTTCCAAACCGTGCTGAAGGTTATTCTCTGATTCTAAAGGAAGTTGGGTACTGGCTTGAGAAAGAAGggcttgatgagatggagcTCACAAAATTTCTCAAGTCGACGACAGCACTTGTTCGCCCCAATGAACAAAGAGAAGTTGGCGGTTTCTTTGATGCAGTCAGCGATCGAAAACCTAGGCCATCAGTCGTACCACTATGGGCACAGCCTTCAGGGTGCTCTTGAGCGACTTATTGCTGGAGATCCTTTCCAACGATGGCTCACCTCGACTATTTTTTGTCTTTTCCGCTACCATGATGAGCGATTCATCAAGATGACAGTATCGTCactcatcatcctcgcctCGCGACCTGGACAAAAGCTTCTGACCGAGTATGAACTGGCCTACCATCCCGAAATGCTCCAGCTTGAAGAGATAGTCTCAAAGGTAATCGATAGCAACTGGCTTCATATCGCCAACTCGGGAATTATTGGATCTGATACGGAATGCCCGCCTCTGCCCACAGAGCTGAAGTGGGCCTGCAAACGTGGGCATAATATCGCAAGCTACAAGCTGGCAGTTGTTCTAAGTAAACTCTGCAACCCACCAAGAGAAATAATTCTCGACAGTGAACTTCTACTCACAAACCTTACGCTGTGGCTCACCTGGCATTTTAGCGGTCAGCTGCGTGTTGTGATTAGTGGCAGCGTTGTTTATGACAGAACACTCGGCCAGGCAGACAGCACCGTGGAACTCCGTGTCAAGAGATTCTGTTCCATGGATGAGGCTGGGCAAGGTTGCTGTCCAATCGAACACAGCCAAACCAATAGCTTCGAAATGATGGAGAACGTAGCGGGCGATCTAAGATCGCTCTTTACAGGCGAATACGACAATATTCAGACACTTAGGTCGGAGCCTCGGGTCAGAACAAAACTTTATGAGAGCCCATTTAGATATCCACAAGGATTTCGAAAAAGAATGGAAATTCAGTCACTTCGAACCGGTCAGGAGTTACTAAGATGGTTTTGCTCGCTGCCTATCAAGAAAGAATCCATGGGTTCAAGACTTAGCTTTAAGGTCCTACTAGCACCGGATGATCCCGGAGACAGGCCGATCGAGCGAGTGGCAGATTTGCTGGGAAGAACACCACAACTACTTGTCAACACGTGTGGCGAGCTTGGGAGAAACTTTGTGGTATTCTCTCCCTCAAGGGAGTCAGCATCCCCAGAAAGAGAAGCCTTCTCTGATATCATGGATATGGACGGCGTCTCAGAGTTATCGAGAGGACAAATTGAGCATACAGGCTTTGAAGAGAAGCCCTTGATCTTGCTTCGATATTTTCCCATTCTTCAAGATCTAATTGATCAAGCGAAACTATCATGCAAGTGCGGCAACTGCGCGAAAGATGATCCGACATTTATCTGGGACGAGCACTGCCTCAGATACACTGCTTTTATGGAGGCCATGCTGTATTTCGCCCATGGGGTAGCCGACGCCTTCGGAGCACCAGATATCTCGGAATGCAGCG
The window above is part of the Fusarium oxysporum f. sp. lycopersici 4287 chromosome 8, whole genome shotgun sequence genome. Proteins encoded here:
- a CDS encoding hypothetical protein (At least one base has a quality score < 10), with the translated sequence MKLLTLPPEVIVLITSYMLWENSAQNERDLARLANTCHQLHRVVNPILYRHNRTFSGSSALLWAVERDIPEVVTNACNAGRHPFSVGLTEANEALTAINTSTCGSLYVATILVCFCSFAAGPTGPDDLFKCSAGVIKLLIEHGADAGCLGVEDYSPLAEAVRRNQPLAVEAILQSSKNTGMTKSKAIPASLFHAAAASGSPTLIKLLLQHGANPNIAPDGRFPLTVAAEYGNVEMVKVLLECGVDIDAQYEGDDTPLHMAMKGNHPETIMVLIEAGANVSSADRSGLQPLHMVPQCDKSAEIIDALLAKGADLSAVSNDGLTILQSSAEVSNFDVVRLLLERGANPKISSDRTLLLASRHGQEWIVEHLLNCGCDLEMTDNDGCTPLLAAAQFGSLKVVRMLLIKGANIKATNKSGCESAILAAIGSHADVIRELLGTGNVDLDQQDLDGRTALFYAVLLGHQSVVEALLAHHSPPALNTTDRYGATPFIMAARNGHLALIEHLLPFVNQWDVLHDRDNWGQDALYWAALCKNPQVKNRLESCARDLGMDARPYVGMTIHPHALFTSQTCYCDVCGRCTIHGVRGRSQQCHHCVCAAGGQFLICSSCSRAGAKCRDAGHVWDLYECENGDMSAYDSDSESASESEEGPYDSDGADREQN